One window of the Anopheles cruzii chromosome 2, idAnoCruzAS_RS32_06, whole genome shotgun sequence genome contains the following:
- the LOC128268397 gene encoding aquaporin-11 isoform X1, with amino-acid sequence MATIEQLGYSAFFIALTCFIAIVARKLNERMSKDGLVKDLFFEAIAAAELCGCCFELIVVADNFGVATYAVFLFALTIWWGRSWGSATACPYTYMEQIVEGEVSMKEAALKIWAQLMGGCAIFRYVQLYWWLELAETHEGRAFEDCKADLQVNLYLGAFIEGFATLCCRLASKVISEKDAKFGAMIDSFIGTSLVVAVYRTAIFVFAAFNYSGGYFNPVLATALKWGCAGNSALEHIIVYWIGSCVGAVLSVPLFKTATFRELFLTEKPKAD; translated from the exons ATGGCGACCATTGAACAGCTTGGTTACAGTGCTTTTTTCATTGCACTCACCTGCTTTATTGCGATCGTGGCCCGCAAGCTGAACGAACGCATGTCGAAGGATGGCCTGGTGAAGGATCTGTTCTTTGAggcgatcgccgccgccgaactgTGCGGATGTTGTTTCGAATTGATCGTGG TGGCCGATAACTTTGGTGTTGCTACCTATGCGGTGTTCCTGTTCGCGCTCACCATATGGTGGGGCCGCAGCTGGGGCTCAGCTACGGCGTGCCCCTACACCTATATGGAACAAATTGTCGAAG GCGAAGTCAGCATGAAGGAAGCGGCGCTAAAGATCTGGGCCCAGCTGATGGGCGGATGTGCCATATTCCGTTATGTGCAGCTTTATTGGTGGCTCGAGCTGGCTGAAACACACGAAGGACGTGCGTTCGAGGACTGTAAAGCTGATCTTCAG GTCAATCTCTATCTTGGTGCTTTCATCGAGGGCTTCGCCACGCTTTGCTGCCGGTTGGCCTCGAAGGTGATATCGGAGAAGGATGCAAAGTTCGGTGCAATGATCGACTCGTTCATCGGCACCAGCCTAGTCGTTGCCG TTTATCGCACAgctatttttgtgtttgcagCATTCAACTACTCCGGCGGTTACTTCAACCCAGTCCTGGCGACCGCCCTGAAGTGGGGCTGTGCGGGCAACTCCGCCTTGGAACACATCATCGTGTACTGGATCGGATCGTGTGTTGGTGCAGTGCTGTCGGTGCCCCTATTTAAGACAGCTACCTTCCGTGAACTGTTCCTGACAGAGAAACCAAAGGCCGACTAA
- the LOC128278404 gene encoding gastrula zinc finger protein XlCGF57.1-like, with protein MQDLREFSDIYYNLTSITVYKSEDGCCPKVCDGCRLKLQQFDEFRSLCIRVHEHLLQVSAPQNYEHLKEAAKTDDEGAESGEEDHELQPDPARNDSEKLLDSVTVPIKGRGIFLFVCHVCHTKFKTETRLNGHLRAHQGLKPAVCTICGKEFIKWFNLKMHIRNKHMNEQQQRFPCDFPACSLTYTTMANMRKHRKTHDPNHVNRGTLKYICEQCGKSYTTFGALKAHTYSHTGNLPFSCTMCDRKFVNADKLRIHMMRHQGIKNYECPHCGIKKTTKTELRTHINYHTKERKIPCSTCGLAFASSGNLARHVRIVHRGIKEFQCTHCGQSFGKAETLKHHVMTHTGERPHGCTECDKRFIQLVALRKHMKTHSLSRKRANLAVTAEAVKPQLSDKE; from the exons ATGCAAGATTTAAGAGAGTTCTCGGACATCTACTACAATCTCACATCGATCACCGTGTACAAGTCTGAGGATGGTTGCTGTCCGAAAGTGTGCGATGGCTGTCGGCTCAAACTGCAGCAATTTGATGAATTCCGCTCCCTTTGCATTCGTGTGCACGAGCATCTCCTACAGGTAAGTGCGCCCCAGA ATTATGAGCATTTAAAGGAAGCGGCGAAGACCGACGATGAAGGTGCTGAAAGTGGGGAAGAGGATCATGAACTACAACCCGATCCCGCCCGGAACGATAGTGAAAAATTGCTAGACTCGGTCACTGTCCCCATCAAGGGGCGcggcatttttcttttcgtttgccaTGTGTGCCACACAAAGTTCAAAACGGAAACCCGGCTCAATGGGCATCTGCGGGCCCATCAGGGGTTGAAACCGGCGGTCTGCACCATTTGCGGGAAGGAGTTTATCAAGTGGTTCAACCTGAAGATGCACATACGTAACAAGCACATgaacgaacagcagcagcggtttCCGTGCGATTTCCCCGCCTGCAGTCTGACCTACACGACGATGGCAAACATGCGAAAACATCGGAAAACTCATGACCCCAATCATGTTAACCGCGGGACGCTAAAGTACATCTGCGAACAGTGCGGTAAATCGTACACGACATTCGGTGCCTTGAAG GCCCATACCTACTCTCACACCGGCAATCTGCCGTTCTCCTGCACCATGTGCGATCGGAAGTTCGTGAACGCGGACAAACTGCGGATACACATGATGCGCCATCAGGGCATCAAAAACTACGAGTGCCCCCACTGTGGGATAAAGAAGACGACCAAGACTGAGCTGCGGACCCACATTAATTATCACACCAAAGAGCGGAAGATCCCGTGCAGCACCTGTGGCCTAGCGTTCGCCAGCTCTGGAAACCTAGCACGACACGTTCGTATCGTACACCGCGGCATCAAAGAGTTCCAGTGCACCCACTGTGGCCAGTCGTTCGGGAAGGCGGAAACCCTGAAGCATCACGTGATGACGCACACCGGTGAACGGCCGCACGGTTGCACGGAGTGTGACAAACGCTTCATTCAGCTGGTGGCCCTTCGGAAGCACATGAAAACGCACTCATTGTCCCGCAAACGGGCAAACTTGGCGGTCACCGCCGAGGCAGTGAAGCCGCAGCTTTCCGACAAAGAGTAA
- the LOC128268397 gene encoding aquaporin-11 isoform X2, protein MATIEQLGYSAFFIALTCFIAIVARKLNERMSKDGLVKDLFFEAIAAAELCGCCFELIVVADNFGVATYAVFLFALTIWWGRSWGSATACPYTYMEQIVEGEVSMKEAALKIWAQLMGGCAIFRYVQLYWWLELAETHEGRAFEDCKADLQVNLYLGAFIEGFATLCCRLASKVISEKDAKFGAMIDSFIGTSLVVAAFNYSGGYFNPVLATALKWGCAGNSALEHIIVYWIGSCVGAVLSVPLFKTATFRELFLTEKPKAD, encoded by the exons ATGGCGACCATTGAACAGCTTGGTTACAGTGCTTTTTTCATTGCACTCACCTGCTTTATTGCGATCGTGGCCCGCAAGCTGAACGAACGCATGTCGAAGGATGGCCTGGTGAAGGATCTGTTCTTTGAggcgatcgccgccgccgaactgTGCGGATGTTGTTTCGAATTGATCGTGG TGGCCGATAACTTTGGTGTTGCTACCTATGCGGTGTTCCTGTTCGCGCTCACCATATGGTGGGGCCGCAGCTGGGGCTCAGCTACGGCGTGCCCCTACACCTATATGGAACAAATTGTCGAAG GCGAAGTCAGCATGAAGGAAGCGGCGCTAAAGATCTGGGCCCAGCTGATGGGCGGATGTGCCATATTCCGTTATGTGCAGCTTTATTGGTGGCTCGAGCTGGCTGAAACACACGAAGGACGTGCGTTCGAGGACTGTAAAGCTGATCTTCAG GTCAATCTCTATCTTGGTGCTTTCATCGAGGGCTTCGCCACGCTTTGCTGCCGGTTGGCCTCGAAGGTGATATCGGAGAAGGATGCAAAGTTCGGTGCAATGATCGACTCGTTCATCGGCACCAGCCTAGTCGTTGCCG CATTCAACTACTCCGGCGGTTACTTCAACCCAGTCCTGGCGACCGCCCTGAAGTGGGGCTGTGCGGGCAACTCCGCCTTGGAACACATCATCGTGTACTGGATCGGATCGTGTGTTGGTGCAGTGCTGTCGGTGCCCCTATTTAAGACAGCTACCTTCCGTGAACTGTTCCTGACAGAGAAACCAAAGGCCGACTAA
- the LOC128267430 gene encoding kinesin-like protein costa, producing MNIPLKVLVRLAPSTPEGDNKTSSQSSPEQDEDENCLRCAGGRTFRFSHIFRTPIANQELYFESIACLMESVLEGYDFSVVTYGARGTGKTFTLYGGPARSSGDGTTTTGGSEGIVLCFVRDLFCRLSAHPERMFSISIAWSEITADGDVIDVLENAAMVQCFSVEDTYALLGLGLQRRNGENHSILSLILEQQWTSIGGLNQHRQSTVSFCDLRGTQRVTDSESAGVPNDSGLRKLEDIVIRRNEQYNESVLTAFLKDSFGGRAQTLLLLCVDASKLDTDSTQRDLQFGERAEEIVNHVVMNTFSDNNVPMVAMNEDLGTGNTNLDGLYFASQQWVKLLKNAETLFTKLFSTCELSQPERNQIEEWLYLKAECDDCFSSTDISLQAGTQPTRMCLGPIEEIDEVEDTLQSSGKEQFPSDNESDSDLCTHLTDVSERIQSYIKTFQSKTNLLITEKYEEFMRTHPPVPVSGDSGEHDGRERPTLAGEGENKVLHNPARRKSIFDGDTVSSNELALILPLKGDPQPAKGLEKKLETLGGNLRICQASVESLHAQIEEVRRTIALKQKYIDDLIENSETRSVAKSRFSKKKHKLEAEYEKAKKQLRKAVVSGTDKDEINRLKSQTSQLEQRLKDLESIAFIAGEAGSKKKKLPQSIKDSQKQLEVLQRLLKKELDRKESLEKELDTVQREVARTGRTSSSGAPLPEVNESRSKIRNMNDRISHIEHVLKEKSSNLKRYVNKRSAEKESLRCEIRNLRRTRDHLVDQRCQLDRKLREEKRPSFEEERKLVECDEAIEAIDAAIEMKNELICGRRSIDTDESLQREKGEQMLMARLNKLSADEMRTLLYKYFQKVVDLKEASRKLELQFISLEREKDAWEWQEKILTNTIRQTRLEKERSIVALQKQHETKLNLMLRHFAADTSASISSTLPDATLPPYHTQTAEFVLGSGATRYHHINHVHHYDTDSAGEPVLRSGHTSKQLAHYKAASGSGALPVAAGTSGTISVQAALPPAPIVTEKDHRPKSKLFSKLQVLSRYSDKRKIFQSDIPQQNLKQLQVSSRPSLTKVTREKNKIIIQSDGGSK from the coding sequence ATGAATATTCCGCTCAAGGTCCTGGTGCGTTTGGCGCCGTCCACACCGGAAGGGGATAATAAAACATCCTCGCAGTCCTCGCCGGAACAGGACGAGGATGAGAACTGCCTGCGGTGCGCAGGAGGTCGCACGTTTCGGTTCTCGCACATCTTTCGCACCCCGATCGCGAACCAGGAGCTCTACTTCGAGTCGATCGCCTGCCTGATGGAATCCGTGCTCGAGGGCTACGATTTCTCCGTCGTCACTTACGGTGCGCGGGGCACAGGAAAAACGTTCACGCTCTACGGTGGGCCCGCGAGGAGTAGTGGCGATGGAACGACGACCACCGGTGGAAGCGAGGGGATCGTGCTGTGCTTCGTACGTGATCTCTTCTGTCGACTCAGTGCCCACCCGGAGCGTATGTTTTCGATCAGCATAGCGTGGAGCGAAATAACCGCCGACGGCGATGTGATCGATGTCCTGGAAAACGCGGCCATGGTACAGTGCTTCTCGGTGGAGGACACATACGCCCTGCTCGGTCTGGGGTTGCAACGGCGCAACGGCGAGAATCACAGCATCCTAAGCTTGATACTGGAGCAACAGTGGACCTCCATTGGTGGCCTGAACCAGCATCGCCAATCGACCGTGAGCTTTTGCGATTTGCGCGGAACGCAGCGCGTAACAGACTCCGAATCCGCCGGCGTACCGAACGATTCTGGTTTGCGTAAACTGGAAGACATCGTAATCCGTCGAAACGAGCAGTACAATGAGTCCGTGCTGACGGCATTCCTGAAGGATTCGTTCGGGGGTCGAGCGCAAACGCTGTTGCTCCTGTGCGTCGATGCCTCCAAGCTCGACACCGACAGCACTCAGCGTGACCTTCAGTTCGGGGAGCGGGCCGAGGAGATTGTGAATCACGTCGTCATGAACACGTTCTCCGACAACAACGTGCCGATGGTGGCGATGAACGAAGATCTCGGAACGGGCAACACGAATCTCGACGGACTGTACTTTGCTTCGCAGCAGTGGGTGAAGCTGCTGAAGAATGCCGAAACCCTGTTCACCAAGCTGTTTAGCACGTGTGAGCTGAgccaaccggaacggaaccaaatCGAGGAGTGGCTCTACCTGAAGGCGGAATGCGACGATTGTTTCAGCTCGACCGACATCAGTCTGCAGGCCGGTACGCAACCGACCCGCATGTGTCTCGGACCGATCGAAGAAATCGACGAAGTGGAGGATACACTGCAAAGCAGCGGCAAGGAACAGTTTCCCTCCGACAACGAGAGCGATTCCGATCTGTGCACGCACCTAACGGACGTGAGCGAACGAATCCAGAGCTACATCAAAACGTTTCAATCGAAGACGAACCTGTTGATCACGGAAAAGTATGAGGAATTTATGCGGACGCacccaccggttccggtgagtGGCGACTCGGGAGAGCACGACGGCAGGGAACGACCAACACTGGCTGGCGAGGGGGAAAACAAAGTGTTGCACAATCCTGCCCGCCGAAAGTCCATCTTTGATGGCGATACGGTAAGCAGCAACGAACTGGCGTTGATACTGCCGCTCAAAGGTGACCCGCAGCCTGCCAAAGGGCTCGAAAAGAAGCTCGAAACTCTCGGCGGCAATCTGCGCATCTGTCAGGCAAGCGTCGAATCGCTGCACGCCCAGATCGAAGAGGTGCGACGCACGATCGCACTGAAGCAAAAGTATATCGATGATCTGATCGAGAACAGCGAAACGCGCTCGGTTGCCAAGTCGCGGTTCAGCAAAAAGAAGCACAAGCTCGAAGCGGAGTACGAGAAGGCCAAAAAGCAACTCCGGAAGGCGGTGGTCAGTGGCACGGACAAGGACGAAATCAATCGCCTCAAAAGCCAAACGTCCCAACTCGAGCAACGGCTGAAGGATCTCGAATCGATCGCTTTCATAGCGGGCGAAGCGGGtagcaagaagaagaagctgcCGCAATCGATCAAGGACTCGCAGAAGCAGCTCGAGGTGCTGCAGCGATTGCTGAAGAAAGAACTGGACCGCAAGGAGAGCCTCGAAAAGGAACTCGACACGGTGCAGCGCGAGGTGGCGCGCACCGGTCGCACCTCGAGCAGCGGGGCGCCCCTGCCGGAGGTCAACGAAAGCCGCAGTAAGATACGCAACATGAACGATCGCATCTCGCACATCGAGCACGTGCTGAAGGAAAAGTCGAGCAACCTGAAGCGGTACGTAAACAAGCGGAGCGCCGAGAAGGAGTCGTTGCGCTGCGAGATACGCAATCTGCGAAGGACACGCGACCATCTGGTCGACCAACGCTGCCAACTGGACCGTAAGCTCCGTGAGGAAAAGCGACCATCGTTCGAGGAGGAACGCAAACTAGTCGAGTGTGACGAAGCGATCGAGGCGATCGACGCGGCGATCGAGATGAAGAACGAGCTGATATGTGGCCGGCGCAGTATCGATACGGACGAAAGTTTGCAGCGCGAAAAGGGCGAACAGATGCTGATGGCGCGACTGAACAAGCTGTCGGCGGACGAAATGCGAACGTTGCTGTACAAGTACTTCCAGAAGGTGGTGGACCTGAAGGAGGCGAGCCGGAAGCTGGAACTGCAGTTCATCAGCCTCGAGCGGGAGAAGGACGCTTGGGAGTGGCAGGAAAAGATTCTCACCAACACCATCCGGCAGACGCGGCTCGAGAAGGAACGCTCGATCGTGGCGCTGCAGAAGCAGCACGAAACGAAGCTGAACCTAATGCTGCGCCACTTTGCCGCCGATACGTCGGCCTCGATCTCCAGCACGCTACCGGATGCCACGCTTCCGCCGTACCACACGCAGACGGCCGAGTTTGTGCTCGGGTCCGGTGCAACGCGCTACCATCACATCAATCACGTGCACCACTACGATACGGATAGTGCCGGTGAACCGGTGCTGCGGAGTGGCCACACCTCGAAACAGCTCGCACACTACAAGGCGGCCAGCGGAAGTGGCGCACTGCCGGTCGCGGCGGGAACGAGTGGCACTATCAGTGTACAGGCGGCGctaccaccggcaccgatcgtCACCGAGAAGGATCACCGGCCGAAGAGTAAACTGTTCTCGAAACTGCAGGTCCTGTCCCGTTACAGCGACAAGCGCAAAATTTTCCAATCCGACATCCCGCAACAGAACCTCAAGCAGTTGCAGGTCTCGTCACGACCCTCGCTGACCAAGGTTACGCGCGAGAAGAACAAGATCATCATCCAGAGCGACGGTggaagcaaatga
- the LOC128268398 gene encoding phospholipase A2-like, whose protein sequence is MRLFHCFLLLFATGEFQVQCSKLLYKNVETFDFDNEIDNQPGDQGKSRANRTQERINLTVPGTKWCGPGNTASDYEDLGSNSEVDKCCRDHDHCDNIPAGETKYGLKNTDYFTRLHCKCDRDFQNCLHKVNTTFSNKLGNFYFTVRDQCYKKQHPIVDCAEHTNKIFLRRCVRYVLDTSRSDAWQWFDLPFYDGNMFDGF, encoded by the exons ATGAGGCTTTTCCATTGCTTCCTATTGCTTTTTGCAACAGGTGAATTTCAGGTGCAGTGCTCGAAGCTGCTGTACAAAAATGTGGAAACGTTCGACTTTGACAACGAAATAGATAACCAGCCCGGAGACCAGGGGAAATCCCGAGCCAATCGCACCCAGGAAAGGATTAACTTGACCGTTCCAG GCACCAAGTGGTGCGGACCGGGCAATACGGCCAGCGACTACGAAGATTTGGGCTCTAACTCGGAGGTAGACAAGTGCTGCCGTGATCACGATCACTGCGACAACATACCGGCCGGTGAAACCAAATATGGCCTTAAAAACACCGATTACTTCACAAG ATTACATTGCAAGTGCGATCGCGACTTTCAGAACTGTCTGCACAAGGTTAACACAACGTTTTCCAACAAACTCGGCAACTTCTACTTTACCGTGCGCGATCAATGCTACAAGAAGCAACACCCGATAGTGGACTGTGCCGAACATACGAACAA AATTTTTCTCCGACGATGTGTCCGGTACGTTCTGGATACTTCACGCAGCGATGCCTGGCAGTGGTTCGATCTTCCGTTCTACGACGGTAATATGTTCGATGGCTTTTAG
- the LOC128268396 gene encoding uncharacterized protein LOC128268396, with protein sequence MSLPKEWNLQASQECLDQYLRPKSLFSEDIEIPAHTTDSRLFDAVYHPSISDQRCRAPLNAALLAEFENSGSLFSIQSAPVSTARPEPANAPDPGPSAPPPPAPSAGFAAIAASKIQEPTALGRADREQSANNDNTSLLDFLGGPLQSRPGAGGDRNDTLLRPSSLAIDAPYNPLKSHTVEPQPSTELDEDDNENLLTVSSLTARPLIAKSREIRNKKQRLHLQRQRKQVTSDSSEDDDDSPPDGGYGWIIVFGAFSVQFWVAGLVKSYGVLYVEIMENFANASATTASWIPAILSALCLVLAPLSSALCQRFSCRIVVIIGGVFCSLGLTLSYFATSLYHLLFTFGILTGIGGGLSTTPGIVIVSQYFEKHRALANGITISGTAAGSFVFPMLIERLIQLFGFHGTLLILGGCMLHVCVSGALYRPLEKKSDTEQSKDGTQFSSRTDFRDQLGHLSSSEDHLSKRCLEDLFLDDQTRGSSNVDSKFVNITEKTLQESEDELKDILSSAIFLKPISSIRSCSILHSVEDLSTDSTCVYKNRASGYDSKRNSMRYRQHHQHQQHQRSSDTQPPVVAGRPPPQPAPEAIGSQTTLGAADNEAPLLGPLLLAAAGGMEKSAGTKDTINTGAPAGEPTTIPTVTSAASLLCPPAVPAPKALAQNNNRGLSKSMIIPTPVGDLNEIFDDDQYTVYKATLLEKISQYLDITLLQEITFILMCLSVALMSVGCPYMLFYLPAYVISAGYTKSEAGYLVAVSAALDLVGRLALGWLSDLDLFDRKKAYIVCILGAGTAVLTIPSSSNAWFVIVVSAGCYGLCLGSWYLLVPVLLADLFGTERISSSYGLVRMFQSIGAISVPPLAGLMRDMSGGYEICFYCMGVCMVLGAVPLLVIIVRDSIALKDKRLQLDRIA encoded by the exons ATGTCTCTGCCAAAAGAATGGAATCTCCAG GCATCGCAGGAGTGTCTCGACCAGTACCTCCGACCGAAAAGCCTCTTTTCCGAGGATATCGAAATACCGGCCCACACGACCGACAGCCGCCTGTTTGACGCCGTGTACCACCCGTCGATCTCGGACCAGCGATGCCGGGCACCGCTCAACGCGGCCCTGCTGGCCGAGTTCGAGAACAGTGGGTCGCTGTTCTCGATCCAGTCAGCGCCGGTGTCTACGGCTCGACCGGAGCCAGCCAACGCACCCGACCCAGGTCCGTcggctccaccaccaccagcaccatcggccgggttcgccgccatcgccgccagcAAGATCCAGGAGCCGACTGCCCTCGGAAGGGCAGACCGTGAGCAGAGTGCCAACAACGATAACACCAGCTTGCTGGACTTTCTCGGTGGGCCGTTGCAAAGCCGACCGGGCGCTGGCGGCGACCGGAACGATACCCTGCTGCGTCCCTCGTCACTGGCCATCGATGCACCGTATAATCCGCTCAAGTCGCACACAG TGGAGCCCCAGCCGTCGACCGAGCTGGATGAGGACGACAACGAGAACCTGCTGACCGTTTCGAGTTTAACTGCGCGGCCACTGATAGCGAAGTCGCGTGAGATACGGAATAAGAA GCAAAGACTCCATCTTCAGCGGCAACGAAAGCAGGTCACGTCCGATTCgagcgaggacgacgatgacagcCCACCGGACGGTGGGTACGGCTGGATCATCGTATTCGGTGCCTTCTCGGTGCAGTTCTGGGTCGCCGGGTTGGTCAAATCGTACGGCGTGCTGTACGTGGAGATAATGGAGAACTTCGCAAACgcgtcggccaccaccgcttcCTGGATACCGGCCATCCTTTCGGCGCTCTGCTTGGTGCTGGCCCCGCTGTCGAGCGCCCTGTGCCAGCGCTTCTCCTGCCGCATCGTGGTCATTATTGGCGGCGTGTTCTGTAGTCTTGGGCTCACGCTCAGCTACTTCGCCACCAGCCTGTATCATCTACTGTTCACCTTCGGCATACTGACTG GTATTGGCGGTGGTCTCTCGACCACACCCGggatcgtgatcgtgtcgCAGTACTTTGAGAAACATCGCGCTCTCGCCAACGGGATAACCATCTCGGGTACGGCTGCCGGGAGCTTCGTGTTTCCGATGCTCATTGAGCGGTTGATCCAGCTGTTCGGTTTTCACGGAACCCTGCTGATACTGG GCGGATGCATGCTGCACGTCTGCGTGTCCGGAGCGTTGTACCGGCCGCTGGAAAAGAAATCGGACACGGAGCAATCGAAGGACGGCACCCAGTTTTCGTCGCGCACCGACTTCCGCGACCAGCTCGGTCATCTCAGCTCGTCGGAGGACCACCTGAGCAAGCGCTGTCTGGAGGACCTCTTTCTGGACGATCAGACCCGGGGTAGCTCGAATGTCGACAGCAAGTTCG TCAACATTACGGAAAAAACGCTCCAAGAAAGTGAAGACGAACTGAAAGATATCCTCTCGAGTGCAATCTTTCTTAAGCCCATTTCGTCGATCAGAAGCTGCAGCATACTGCACTCGGTCGAGGACCTGAGCACCGATTCGACCTGCGTCTATAAGAACCGTGCCAGCGGGTACGACTCGAAGCGGAACAGTATGCGCTaccggcagcaccaccaacaccagcaacatcaGCGATCATCCGACACGCAACCGCCGGTGGTTGCGGGACGACCACCGccgcaaccggcaccggaagcgatcggATCGCAAACGACTCTGGGGGCGGCCGACAACGAAGCTCCACTGTTGGGCCCCTTgctcctggcggcggcgggtggaatggaaaaatcgGCGGGCACGAAAGACACTATCAACACCGGGGCACCCGCTGGGGAACCTACAACGATACCGACGGTCACGAGTGCGGCTTCCCTGCTGTGTCCCCCGGCCGTACCGGCACCGAAGGCGCTGGCACAGAACAACAACCGAGGGCTGAGCAAGAGCATGATCATCCCGACCCCGGTGGGGGATCTGAATGAAATCTTTGACGACGACCAGTACACGGTGTACAAGGCGACGCTATTGGAAAAGATAAGCCA ATATTTGGATATCACACTTCTGCAGGAGATCACGTTCATATTGATGTGCCTCTCGGTGGCTTTAATGTCGGTCGGATGCCCTTACATGCTGTTTTATCTGCCGGCCTACGTCATATCTGCCG GATACACCAAGTCGGAAGCGGGCTACTTGGTGGCAGTTAGTGCGGCCCTCGATCTAGTGGGACGACTGGCGTTGGGCTGGCTCTCGGATTTGGACCTGTTCGATCGCAAGAAAGCGTACATTGTTTG CATTCTAGGAGCGGGGACCGCCGTGCTCACCATACCGTCCAGCAGCAACGCCTGGTTCGTTATAGTGGTCAGCGCCGGATGCTATGGGCTTTGCCTGGGAAGCTGGTATCTTCTAgtcccggtgctgctggccgaccTGTTCGGAACGGAGCGCATTAGCTCCAGCTATGGCTTGGTTCGGATGTTCCAAAGTATTGGTGCAATCTCGGTGCCACCACTAGCAG GTTTGATGCGCGATATGTCCGGTGGGTATGAGATCTGTTTCTACTGCATGGGCGTTTGTATGGTGCTTGGTGCTGTGCCCTTGCTCGTTATCATCGTACGGGACTCGATCGCCCTGAAGGACAAACGGCTGCAGCTGGACAGAATTGCGTAA